In Lathyrus oleraceus cultivar Zhongwan6 chromosome 2, CAAS_Psat_ZW6_1.0, whole genome shotgun sequence, the DNA window tagctatatCTAGTAATTTTATTTGCTTATGTTGttgtttaaactactgttatgttgtttaactgctgatagtttaccttgtgaacaaaaaggacagatatatgttttagccaaaatttgccaaagggggagtttgttgtttctaagtgttggcagcaattttggtaaaacaaagagtgttcacaagatgttatgtgtgatgtcttaacatgaaatatcctatgtacctgctgaagttcaagaacatgttcaggcaggattgtttcagaatgccacatataatgccatggcttctgatattggatgtacctgctggagcttaaatgaaagacatgttcatgcaagattgtttcagatgacatacacaaggtcatggcatctgatatggttgtccctgctggaagttataaaaggaattattggattatgcaggatttttccaagatgtcagacccgatgtcatgacatcctgtacacataacattcagtgtgaatgtctggtgttttgtgattgcacaattaatggcaatctatgtatgattgaagatctgattagctggcgcattcaatcattgattacaacctgatttacttattttccaaggagatctaaccagctgtcatgagaagatttgattggaaaatagatttagggttttcaagatgtccaagcccagctgaaagcttctataaaaagggacttggaaaacctgatttaACACACAACtaatactgagcgaaatatagagagagggctagggtttgtgtctgtttagtcgtgagacttgtaggtcattcaagtcatccattgatgattgaattggactgatttgtggttgtaataTGTCACTCTAgagctgttaagcaagagtgtgtgtctacttgattaaagatgtaaagcaagatcaagtgtgtgtcctcttgatcaaagctgttaagcaagatcaagagtgtgtcttcttgattgaaactgtgaagtaaaatcaagagtgtgttattgaaaagtgttttcttttcacaagggattgttgtttaaaatcactggtgtgtgattgtaaggaagtgagtgggttctcatatctaagagtgcttaggtagaaattgcacgggtagagattaggtgagaaaaactgtaacttgttgaagtgtacggagagtctttgaactgattctattttagtgaatttccttcctggcttggtagcccccagatgtaggtgagttggaccgaactgggttaacaattgcttgtgtatcttgcattactattctctatctttattctgtttgcattacttagatattagtgttgtgacattaccttcgacatctcatatctgataccagaatttcaattggtatcagagcaggcatcttgctcttgttctgggtgagatctagggacgatactttctggtacaatggagagagatggaggattttTTCATAGACCACCAATCCTGGATGGCtccaactatgactattggaaacctcgaatggtagcttttctaaaatctcttgataacaaggcttggaaagctgtgttaacaggttgggtgcatcctgtcattactaaagaaggagaagccactactaagaagaagcctgaagaacaatggtccaaggaggaggatgatctagcccttggaaattctaaagctttGAATGCCATATTTAATGGAGTAGACAAAAATATTTTCAGGTTgataaacaactgtgaagtggccaaagatgcttgggacactctcaagaccactcatgaaggcactTCTAGGATTAAGATGTCTAGGCTTCAGCTGCAaacctccaagtttgaaaactttaggatgaaagaagatgaaaacattcatgaatttcacatgagtatccttgaaattgctaatcctcaggagccctgggatagaagatgacagatgaaaaactggtaaggaaaatactcaggtcattccctaagagatttgcaatgaaggtgactgccatagaagagtctcaagacacTTCCAACATGtgggtagatgagctaattggttccctccaaacctttgagatggggttgaatgatggttttgaaaagaaaacaaagagcatagcctttatgtcaaacacagaagaggaaaagagtcaagaggttgatgaagatttggtcaatgaagtagcaatgctgggaagacagttcaataaactgttgaaaaatatggatgtaagatctaagacaaatgtcaagaacatcccatctgacatcagtaaatccaacaatgctggaagaagagcaagatcagatgagaagctcaaagacagaaaagaggtacaatgctatgaatgtgatgggtatggacacatcaggactggATGTGGAACCTACCTTAGGACAtagaagatgagtcttgctgtcacttggtctgatgagagtgaaacagaggaggctgcaaatcttgtgactgctttgacaggaagatggggatctgatgaagactcaagtgatggtgaagtaacctttgaagaattggcctctacctacagaaagttgtgtcacaaaagtgtagagctgtgcaAACAGGTTGCAAACCAtaagaaggaaataactcaacttgagaatgagaaggtagaatacttggaaaccatctccaattTACAATTAaaagcagtggttctgaatgccaagctagttgaaaatccacaagctgaaagACAGAAGATAGCACAGCTAGAAAGTGAGAAGGCATACCATGTGAAAACTATCTCTAAGTTGAAAACTGAAGTCATGTTtctaaattctaaactagaagagatgaccaagtatgtaaggatgttaagcaatggatctgactccttagacaagattctccaaactggacaaataacaggagacaaatctggcattgggtataatgactcaaagcctgagagcagttacactggtgccaaatctcaagccaaacctaagtgcatccataataaaagtaaacctgtgatgtcacatcatatgtcacaacaccagaggagaaaacagcagaaagggaaacaccaaagatggagatgccatcactgtgggaaatttggtcatctgaaGCCATTCTGCTatcactacaacaaacaagaccttagacagcgcttttttagccttagacagcgctttaaagcgctgtctaaacctccgctgctaaaggtttagacaacgcttttttaaatcttaaaagcgctgtctaagccccccccccccccccccttagacagcgctttggccaaaagcgctttataagaccctcttattttaaattttttaggtataccttagacagcgcttttgaaaagcgctgtctaagccccacccccttagacagcgctttggccaaaagcgctttctaagaccctcctattttaatttttttaggtataccttagacagcacttttcaaaaagcgctgtctaagccctccccttagacagcgcttttgcctaaagcgctttctaatccccccttagacagcgctttttacaaaagcgctgtctaaggtatacgaaaatttttgaagcttttgttttaataTTACACAAGTTTTTATTATTATTCAAATATAgaaaattatataaaaataattttaaattgCGGTCCACAACGATAAATATAACTCCCGTGTAAAAGATGTTAAGGTCACCGCATAACCGACGCTGTTTCAACCGCAATCTTTATAAATATAAAAGTTGAGAGTATGTTTATTTACCACAAACATGGCAATTTGAGTGGAAGAGCCCAATGCAACACCTAAGGAAATGTCCTGCAATCATGAAATCAGTTTAGCTTCACTAGAataattttcttttctttcaatTCAACAACTTTATAGCTTGGAAAATATGAATTTAATCATATCTTAGATGAAAGGATTAAGCATAGAATTGATTATAAGTCTGTAAATTCTCACCAGCTTGTTCTTGAAAGCAAAAATGATTGCTCCTGCATGTTCAGCCGCATTGCCAACTATCGGAAGCAAGATTATGCTGAGAAAGCTCACAGATAAACCCCATGAATCTGATGCATCCTGTTAAGAATCGTTTATAAGCTATTTTCATATAACCTATAAGCTGTTATTATAAGCTATTCTGAAGAGTTTATGAAAATAAGTTGAAACATTACTATAAGCTCTATCAAACTGTCTTACAAGTACTTATATCAGTAGATATAATCAATTCAAACAAATCCATACTACATAACTGCTTATATAATAAACACTTATTCAACAAGTGCTTAATTGAGCTTTCAAAATTAGATCTAAACAATTTAGTTGAATTACCTCAATTGTATCCACCACATATTCAGACAACAAAGCAATGAACACAGTCATTCCAGCCAACCAAGCAAATCCACTCCAGAATCCAATCACAGCCTCTTCTTCCGCTCCATTGTTCTCACCTTCCCCTTCCCCTTCCTGTTCAACAAAGTGCATAACAAATCACAATCGCAACAATTTTAACAATTCAACATTCTCATATACACCTCAATCAAGAAAACATACATCTTCCGCTTCAAATAATTGCCTATGCGTCCATAACTGAAAGATCAAGTAAGCAAAATACGCAACCAGCATAACAATGCTAGAAGCTCTCGACAAATACAGCGAAGGCTCTACGGTGAGTTCAGCCGAAGCAGCTCTGTACGTGAATAGCAACGGAAGCAAATGGCATAACAACGCCAATAGCAACATCAGCGAGTTCACATCCGCTTGTCTCTGCAAAATTATCAACATTAAAAATTCCCataatataaaacaaaaaaacttCGAAATTGATTGTAGAAACTAGTGGTATTCACATGTTGCAAATATATAAGGATAAGGTTACTTACCTCCCAACATTCGGATCGAATCCTATTACGTAATAGGTGAGAAAAACCCAAACGGCGACTTCACAAAATGTGACAGGAATCTTGAGGATCCATGCAGGTATAGCATACGCCCATGAAGGATAAAATAGAAGGTCTCTTTGCTTGTAGAAACTAGGAAGCTTTGCAATGGTCATTGAAAGTTCAGCCATTCCGTTAAACATAATCATAACTACCGCGAAAAATATAGCACCAGCATATACACCTCCATCGTTCAAGGACTCGCGGTGCATCTCAGTTCTTAAAAATAATGTCATCGTCACCGTTGCCATAAAGATAAGCTAAAAAACACATCAAGAGTACTCAAAAGTtaaaatcatgaattcaaaataTTGATTCATGTAGCGCAACTAGAACTAGAATTTACCTGACATATCTTGAAGATGTAAACAAAGGAATTTCTTTTCATGAGCAAATACTCTCTTGAGAAGTTAGCTTTTAGTAGTTCCTTCTTGTTAACACCATACTTTTCAGTGGTTAATGCTGCTGGATGATTCTTAGACTTGTCGAATGGAATTGCGAGCTTGTCTCCTATTTTCCTTCCAATATGGTATGATTGAAATGTCTCGGCGAATTGAGTAACTGTTACAAATCTGTATGGTTTTTCTCTGTGGAACCAATACTGTTCTTGATCCTTCTTTGAAGTTACCTGCAAAAAGAAATCGGTTATACGGATGACTAATAAAACGAAAAAGACTGAACATGGTTCAACCCGATTCGATCCGGTTCTAAGAGACTGAGAGCCGAACTCAGTTAAACTTTGACTTacttcttgaagaaagtcagCTGCACCTTTTCTCTCAGGACATTTGAAACCAACAAATTCAAAAAAGTCGAGAACATGTTCGCGTGGTCCTTGGTCCAACCAACATCTCTCCCGTGGTAACTCGCTTTCTTTGTCCTCCCGAGATACCGCGCAACATTTCATTCCCAACCATAGTATCAGCACATACATCCAACCCCAAAAGCTGCATAATTTTCAACTCATTAAAGTTTTGTTTGGATAAACAATTTAATTAAGTGCTTCTTGGATAAGTGCTTGTTATATTACTAGTTCTCATTTTCGCAATACCTTGAGTACATAATCAGTTACCACACTTTCCTGTTGGCCTCCAGTTGATACTGCCTGTATATCCAAAGTCAATTTAATGTCATTAATTTGTTTTGATGCAATAGATATTGATAATAGCTTCTTCTCACCTTCATGAAGACATCGATATCCGGGTCTGGCTTAATCTTTGCTTCTTTTTCTCTTCTAGACAACTCCGACAACAAGTCTATGGATCACAAAAACATTAATTACACCTATCATATGTCGTCCGGAAGTATACTTCTAGACAAAAACACAGTGTTTTCTATTCAGAAGTATACTTCTAGACAAAAACACAGTGTTTTCTATTCAGAAGTATACTTCCGGACATGTATGTGGTTTTTTAGAAAGAAAATATGAACTTTGTGTAGAAAATGACTAACCGTATCGTGATCCAACACCTTGGCATCTTGCTGAGAAAGCCAGGGTTTCTCTAACAGTCATTTCTCCGATATGAACATCATGTTGACTAATATATGCAGCTGTTCTTTGAGGCACAAATTCATCCATTCCATGTCCGTTATAGGTCACTTTCCCAGATACCTGAAGACATTTATTATATAGATCAGATACATTGATTATCCAATGAATCTAAAAAACAAACTTTTTCTTATATTAAGGACCAGAGGGATTGCTTTTCACCTTGAGATTGGGATCAAGCTTTCCTGATAAGGCCAAAAGAAGCGTGGTTTTTCCCGAACTCGGAGGACCAAGAAGAAGTTGGTAAAGCCCTTCCTCCGACATAAGCTTCCGCCTCAACAGTTAGCCGCTCGTATCGAACTTCGATTGTCGGAACCTCAATCCCAACTCTATAAAAAAACCACAAAGATAGCAAATGGTGAGAAAAATATTGGATCTATATTCTCTTATGTTATTTCGGTCGAAAACGAAACCAAACATCTTAATAGTTTTACCTATCAATTCTTTCCTTTAGCTTCAACAAAAACTTCTCATTACCCTCTTCAGCCACATTGATCAACCTATCCAAAAGTTTATGTCTTTCTTGAAATCCAAGATCAGTTAATATATCAATCTCATTGGCAACACCGCGTGATGTCGCTAACAACCCTTTCCTCAAACGGTTGTAAGTAGGGAGTTTTTCAAGTGCAGCCCATTTAAGAgcttcttcatcatcttctagTTCTCCACGTCGCGACGAAAAAGCCTCTATTCCACTGTTTCTCCAACCTAGTAGAAGAAGAACTTCTCGCGCGGAAACTCGTACTCGCTCCGTATATATCACTTCCTTCCATTGCTCCAACTCAACACTTACACTAGTATAATAAAAAGATAACAACTTTTGCAACTTAAGCTTAAACCAAACAAAACCCAGAAGGCTTTCTGCAAACTGATATGACAGACACCAGAAAACAATGCTATTTGTAGAAACTGAGATATGAAAACTATTAATATATGATTAGTGTAGTCATGATTCACACACTCTAGGGGAAACAAAATAACCCTCATAAAATTCATCTATcattattttatttcaattaaaaaaaaGCATACCACAAAAATAAAAAGATAGATCTAAAATCTTATACAGAAAAGTTCAGTAACCCATTCCGAAATTGTATCAACTACCCAATTAAAAAAAAACCTAAATTGAAGAAACGTCACCGTTTAAACGAAGATCATTATCGCAATCGAATCCGCATCACACTGAGGGCATTCAAGGAAATTCTCAGCCCCAAAACTAGCAGAAGTAATACCCACAGAAAAATCAATATCATCACCACTCCGAGAAACCTCCACAATACTGAGCCACAAAATCACAATCTTGACGGAAATACCCTTGAGTTTATAAAGCTTATTCTCAGAAATCACGCCAGAGATAGTAGACTTGTAACTAAGCGTGTAACTTTCAATAGTGAAACTACAACTTTTTTCGAAGAACATCGAAAATTGCCCCGTTTCTCTGTTCAACGTGTACCCAATCGCGCCTTTCGGAAGAAGAACCATCGGGAAACCGTATTCCATGAGAAGATCATAAGCTGATAGATTGTTCTGTTGAATCAATGCATGCGATGATGTTGATGACGACAACGATGGTGATGATAGTGTTAGAGAGATTAACAAAATCAACATCAATTTAATTGAACACATCGTAGCGAAATCGAAAGTTGATTTTGATTTGTAAATTTGGTTAAAGGGGCACTTTAGAAGAGTTCAATTTTTGggttgtttttgtttttgttgtttgaaGATGCGGTGGATATCAAGGTGGAGATTCTTCTTATGTTTATGCTTTTGGTAGGTTAGGAAAAGtttaaaataaatcaaaaatatataaattaaatatgGTTGTTTGTTGCAAGCTTAaacagcgcttttgtggaaagcgctttctaagatatgccttagacagcgctttccaaaagcgctttctaaacccccaccttagacagcgcttttggttttaattttttttttaattgaaagactttaaacagcgctttctcaaaagcgctgactaaggtctatatttaaaagcgctttctaaaagcactgtctaagggggggtcttagacagcgctttctaaaagcgctgtctaagacccccccttagacagcgctttcattatttttttagaacattttccgtgttttatttttattttaaccttagacagcgctttcttttaaaagcgctgtctaagatgcgctgttaaaaaaactttttggcgtagtgtataaactgtatggttatcctaggcCTGCTCATCATCAGAATCACTATCAATCCAAACCCAAACAACACAGGCCTATCATTAAGAAGCAATGGcttcctaagactaatgttacaggtttgatagctcacattcccctcagaatctcagccaaagaagagtggtactttgatagtgaatgttccagacacatgactggaaaccaagacctgctaactgatctgcatcatcataccataagccatgtaacctttggagatggagaaaaaggtgaaatcaagggaactGGTAAGCCTGATTATCTTGGAGatcctaaacttgacaaggttctactagttaagggcttgactgcaaatctaataagcatcagtcaactatgtgatcaaggtctgaatgttaacctcaccaaaactgaatgtctaatctttgacaaaaatagtgaagtgattatgaaaggaatcaggaccaaagacaactgctacatgtggagctctcaaatggattaTCCCTTAAAGAATTCCTATGTCAAAAAGGAATGGATAAAGATGAGTATAGAtgctctcaagagtgatgaaaaacaagtctgtgggaaatgtcagacaaagatgtcacacctCACGTTCATAGGAGAAAAGGTTATGATAGCTCAAAcaactgagaggttagatcaaaaAGGTGGACATGTGACTAGTCATAGGCAGAATGAAACTGTTGGGACTAGGCCACAGGGGACTATATGTTTATCTCAAAGCAAAAAtgccaagaacaatgtggagaagattgggatgacacctgctcctacacatgtgaaaggtatagaagatggaagcagttgggctcaactggattggatgaaactattgatgattgcatacaatgtcacacacgatgtcatgacattgtattatgacaacctgactactgaaactaggtccaaaaatcagattcagcacagatggacaaagtacTATTTTTGTTATTATCATTTCATTAGAAAATTCGTGGAAGACAAATTCAGAGGTCTAAAGCATGGACTGGAACTAGCAGACAAGGTTGCAAGGAATTTGGGTGAAATTCAAATTAAATATGAgggagggaaattagggatttggacttTTGTGAAATTATGGGAATTAAAGTggaaaaataaaggaaataaaaatagtgtctgctcttttaaaagaaagagccacattaatgataaatcattccctagcattgaaaatagtatctattccctcagcacacgctacctaaacacaacaATCTCTATCTCCATTCAACTTCTCAGAGaagctcagctagggcaaagaaacttctctcaaaagtcctacaatatgtctcaacatccatcatcatctggttcaaaatcctctcaccatgcaaagactccctccatggagtttctagatgaagacgtgatGGACGTTACTCCACTTTGCGTAATACCAGGCGACACCCCAGGTCCCTCCTCCAAGGAtggagataagcaaggtaatacccCTGGTAACTCTTCTCTTCCAAAAgacatgcattatgctgatcATGCCATAAGGAAActagtcactaggattctaagtgaagggcataaagtcaaaggggtttctacccctctgtccagaagggacccctctcctgaggaggaacctcatgctgataaagatgatgattcatctagatcagaaaaggaagtggctgctgaagggctatgctctctaggtaaatCCCCACCTAACAAGAAATCAGCAAATATGTTCAGGAGAATAttattgacctagaggaagaaatctctgaagaagaggatgctCCTTTGGCTCATCTTGTAAAACCTAGTGTAGATGAGAAACTGAGAGCTAGGaaagggaaaagtgtggctaaaatgagaacaacaagagtgaaaaaggttgctggtgtaggaccctcaaagtcctggagcaaagttgaggttaggaaaaggaaagaaagagacaACTCTGACTCTGAggaggatgtcgaagacgatgtcccagacatctcccaTGTAAAAAGGCATGCTGTTCAGAAGTCTCATGGCAAAGCTACTGTTGTGCACCTAGACAACATCtcctttcatttagaagatggtgctgcaaaatggaaatttgtcattAAGAGGAGAGTAGCTGTTTAAAGAGAGCTTCGAAAAGAGGCTGTAGAAGTGAAGGGGgtaattgatttgatcaaaaatgctggactaatgaagactgtggtagctctaccccaatgttatgaggggttggtaaaagagtttattgttaatatccttgaggatatttatgaaaagagcagcagggagttctgcaaggtgtttgtaaggggaaaatgtgtgaaattctcaccaagtattatcaacaagttcctaggaagaggaactgatggaggagtagACCTAGAGACTgcagacaatgaggtctgtagggttattacagctggccaagttaaggaatggcctagtaggaatcacttatcagctggGAAGCTCACTatcaaatatgccatcttacacaagattggttcagctaattgggtgcgtactaatcatatctctaccatctccattagtcttggaagaatcattcatgcaattggaaccaggattaactatgatttttgaaagtttatatttgatcaaaccatcagacatgcctctACAAATGCTGTGAAATTGCCCATTTCCTTTCCATCCATcatttgtggtattatcttgagtcaacaaccaggcatactcaatacaaatgacatgccaagcagaagaaaaccccctctatccattcattataagttgtttgagggaagtcatgtcaatgatgttgtcatgacatctgccagaagggaacctgcatctcaagggagcttaattgaccaactaaaagatacctgcaaggaattggagaatggtataagggtggccaaggcaagaaaagaaaCTTTGGAAGCTCTTATCTGCAGCTTGGAAAAGGCAGAAATGGAGAAGGTTGTTAAGAACTCGGATGCAGAAGCccaatccagtggcagctctgaAAGCTCTAAAGGCTCTGAAGGTGTaggtgaaggtgaaggtgataccTCTTCTTCTGATTGATGGTTCCCCCTCTTTTTTTGTGGAAGACTGAAGATTGTGTGAGGGGTGTTGTGTGGCTGTTGTGACTGTTGCTGTTCTGGTGCTGCTGTTTGGAAGACTgatgttttattgttttttttttaaaatgtgtaatttgtggcagtcctcattgatgcccgttttgtaatattttgggctcttaatgagtttcttggatttgttcattatctcagctatcacaacTGTGTATAATGATTGTTTGAACTGCTtaactattatgttttaacatgtttaatgttataacatctgtcctgacattctctgatagactaattgacatttattttgtcaaattggtcacctttggtcaattttgactaaaaagggggagaagtgttaATATGGAATGTGGAAGCAGTTGTGGAGTGGTAAGTTGTATGTAGCTGAactgaaggacaactattattgaaggaagtacacaggtgttaaaacagaatgttgttctgtttacagatgtcaaagaggatgtctgatattgttttgtttacagatgtcaa includes these proteins:
- the LOC127122409 gene encoding vacuolar cation/proton exchanger 3; its protein translation is MLIILQRQADVNSLMLLLALLCHLLPLLFTYRAASAELTVEPSLYLSRASSIVMLVAYFAYLIFQLWTHRQLFEAEDEGEGEGENNGAEEEAVIGFWSGFAWLAGMTVFIALLSEYVVDTIEDASDSWGLSVSFLSIILLPIVGNAAEHAGAIIFAFKNKLDISLGVALGSSTQIAMFVVNKHTLNFYIYKDCG
- the LOC127118670 gene encoding uncharacterized protein LOC127118670, with translation MCSIKLMLILLISLTLSSPSLSSSTSSHALIQQNNLSAYDLLMEYGFPMVLLPKGAIGYTLNRETGQFSMFFEKSCSFTIESYTLSYKSTISGVISENKLYKLKGISVKIVILWLSIVEVSRSGDDIDFSVGITSASFGAENFLECPQCDADSIAIMIFV